The Panicum hallii strain FIL2 chromosome 5, PHallii_v3.1, whole genome shotgun sequence genome contains the following window.
ACATAAACTTGCAGTATGAAAGTATCATATACATTAGGAATAGTGATGCGGGTCGTTCAGAAATCCAGCACGTAGCAAGATATGATTTCCTGTAACTGAATAGTAAATCAATACGCACTACTCATGCTAATCTCACTTGTTTATTTAACCGTTTAGTTACAAAGGCGTGCCGCCATCAGTCATGAGAGCAGAGACTGCAGATAGAGTGCCCGGCATCGTCACAGCGAGAGCGCGACGAGGATGGCCTGCCGGCAGCGGGCGCGCGCCGTCTCGACGCGCTCCTTGACGGTCTCCTCCTTGACGGCGGCCTTCACCATCTCCACGTCCATCTCCACCAGGCGGAGCACGCGGAAGAGCTCCGTGACCACGCGCTCCTCCACGCCGCCCTCGGCCACCAGGATCTCCGCCTCCTCCCGGGCGCGCTCCGTCACCACGCCCGCCACGGTGCCCAGCAGCTGCCCGGACCCGTACCGCCCGCGCGCCATCAGGCCGTCCAGCTTCTCCAAGAAGTCGGCGATGGCCCACCCCCGGGGCTTCTCCAGGGGCAGCTCCTTGGTGCGCTTCCACCCGATCTCGTAGTTGGGCGGCTCCTCCTGCGTcagcgccgtccgccgccgccggtacgGGGAGATGGCGGACGGCACCCGCCGGGCCACCGCAAACGAggtggtcgccgccgccgccgccggggtcTCCTCGTCGGGGATGCTGTTGGGGTTCGCGTTCGCCTCGTCCGGAGTGGCGGCGCCGCTGGGCTCTCGCGGCACTCGCTGCAGTTCTCGGCTGACGGCCTCCTCTTGGCTGAGTTTCGGCGTGGAGGTTGCCGGTTTGGGTGCGGCGGTGCAGCGAAcggtggtggtgctggtggcggGAGCAGCGAGGAGGTGAGGCCTGCGTGCGGAGAGGAAGGTtgtgggaggaagaaggggccggaGGAAGGAGGCCGCCATGGCGGATGACGGGACGAATGGTCGGACACCCGAAGCGGATGGCTGTGGGACTTTTACGCGACAGATAGGCTTGGAGATAAGCTCAGAAATGGCCTCTGTCGCCGCGCGGGAAGAGAACCGTCGCAACGGCTGCACACAGACAAACAATCCGGAGGCCGTAAGATATTTTATACTTGTGGGATACTAATTTATCTTGCTTCCACTAAATTATGGGTTATTTGGATCCAACATCAATTTTTAGTCCCCAGTCACATCGAATATTTGATACGGAGGGATTAAatataagctaattataaaactaattgtataaatgaAGATTAATTCACAAGATGAATcctttaaatttaattaatctGTTAGCATATATTTACAATAGCATAATATTACGAGATCATGTACTAATTAAGTTTAGTGGATTCCTCTCGCGAATTAgtttttatttataaaattttatttATATAATTGGTTTTGTAATAGCCCATATTAAATACTTCTAGTTGGTCCAAATATACAACGGGATTAAAAATTAATCCGGAAAATCCGAACAGCCCATTAGTCGCTGATTGAATTAACGGTAATTTAAGGTTGGATAGAATTTCATGGTTGATTTGTTACAAAATCACAATTCAAATGAAACTTATTTTAAAGATGTACTTCAATTTTTTTTAGAGTGAGATCCTTTTAGCAGCAGGTAATTAGCGGTGGAGGCAGATCATGGGCTTTTATGATGCGCACCGCCGGTATTGATTAGGCATCGCTTCAATGACGGAACTAGAGCATGAAGCTTCGGGCTGAAGAACGGAAGGGCCGACTCGTTCCGATCTGGGCCCAAGCGCGTGCCCTTTATTTTGTTCTGCCTGGTATGGCTCAGCCCACGAGTCGAAAAGGCTGCCAAATAACATAAGTTTTGACCTAGACCTATAAAAAGTTTCGTAAAAAAAGTTCCATCAGTAAGCATTCGGAGAAAATTACACGTGTGACTAGCAGTCAAAGTGTTATACAATTTTTCAAAATCGTATTTCAAATCAAAATCCGACTGCATTTTTTTACGACGAAatcttcaaaacaagatcatatTTTTGTGTGATTCTTTTATGGAATATTTTTTAACCGCGGAATAATTATTTTTGATGTTAAAAAATTATTTCAGTGATATAAAAAATATTCCATTTTGTATGATAATTTGACTGCCAAATCACACGTGAAATAATTCTAGTGTTGGTAAGCAGCTCCCGTACGACCCAACTTTTTGTCTCTTCGGCGGCGTAACAGCAGCGCGTGTACGGTCTTTTGGTTTCAGCCCACTGATCCTCAAATGACGACGGGCCCATTAAGGTCGTTTGATTTGTTTCCCTAAATCAGTAACCGCCAACCGGCCAACGCAAACCGGGTCGGATTGCCTTTCCGTTCCAAGCAAGAAAACGATTCGAGCCGGTTTTGGACTTGGCAGAGCGGCCCCCCCCACAATTCCCCGATCCATATATAAGACGCCCGGACGCGACGCCGTGCGAAGTAATCTTCAGCTCGACTCCTGTAGGAGATCCTCCCGGTCTCCGTCCGGTTGCCGCACATACTCGCGATTTTCAGTTGGGGGCGGCGGGCCATGGTCGTCGCCACCCGCCGCACGACAGCGGCGCACCCGACCCCGCCGCGGCCGGACCTAGCGGCCCACCCTTCCGAGGAGGAGCTCATCACGTCCTTCCTCcgcccccgcctcgccgccgacgGCTCCGGCGGCGCGCCCCGCGCGCTCGTCCACGACGCCGACGTCTACTCCGCCGGCCCCGACGAGCTCACGCGCGTGTTCGACCCGGCGGTGGCGGGCAACGGCGACCGCGCGTGGTACTTCTTCTCCGCCGTGAGGGCCAAGACCAGCGACGGCCAGCGCAGGGCGCGCACCGTGGGCACCGGGGGAGGGTGCTGGCACTCGGAGGCCGGCGCGAAGCCCGTGGTCGACGGGGCCGGGCGGTGCCTAGGGCACCGGCGGAGCTTCTCGTTCGTGACCAAGGCGGGTGGCCAGCGCGTCCGGTCGGGGTGGCTGATGGTGGAGCTCGGCCTCGACGACGCCGACGGCGTCGCCCTCTGCAAGATCTACTTcagcccgcgcgcgcgcaccaGCGGGGGAGCCGCCTCCGCAGCGTCGTCGGCCGGGCGCAAGAGGAAGCAGGCCGCCGCGGGCGACCCAGCAGCCTCGTCGCGCCGCGGGCGACGCTCGACCGAGGCAGGCGCGCCACGACGCGACGACGCCGTCACGGCCGATGCCGAAAGCACCCAAGACGGCGGCGGGCTCGCTGACGAGAGCTCGGCTTCCTCcgacgacgaggacgaggacggGCTCTGGAAAGAGGGCATGTTCCTCTCCTGGTGGATGAGGAATCGGGACAGATTAGTGGAGGAGCACGGCATCGTCGATCGGTCCGACGAGGAGCTCCAAAAGACGCTCGGGCTCGACAAGGTCATGAAGCTGCTGAACCGCGACTACGGCGATTCTCTACTGATCAAGCCATCGGCTCCTGAAAATCCTTGATCCCGTCGCAGCGCCACAATGTGTGCAGCTTAGCCCAGTTCAACTTCAGCAGCTTCTGACGTACTCGAGGTCAACAAATATTACATTGTACATCATACAGATTGAGTGTACACATAAACCCCATGTTTGGCTGTCTGTTAGCATCACGGTGACTGAACTAATGTGAATTTTACTAGAATCAGCAGTGCTTTAAATTTCCAGTTCTTTAGCATTAATCTGAAACATGCAGAGACCTTTCTCGCCTCTGTCCTCTATGCAGTAGAGATGATGAAACATGTTGAGGATGACTCCATTTGAACGTTATATACTTTATTTTGCAATTTTGGATTAGGCAGATGAATGCCAGATGCCCAGATACTGCCCGTTTCGCAAGGATTTTTGTCTGAAAATTAGCAAGCCTAGCGTGCATGTCAAAGAACTACCAAATCTTGAATTTTCCTCCTGCTGCTGTAAATTTCACAACCTGAAGAGTGTAGTAGTAGATGGGCCTGGGAGAAACCAGGCTAACAAGCCCACTCAAGAAAGAATCTTCTGGAGCAGCCCGCTCTAGGCCAGGGGCAAATGCGGATTTTCCTCCTCCCCCAGCCCGGAGACGGACTCCGAGTCCGACTCCCATCCGCAACCGCCCTTGTTGTTCTTTGTCTCGTACGCCGTCCCGTGTTCGAGTCGAAGTCGGAGTCCGACTCGAACAGGGGATTTGGGAAAAAGGAAACGCGTGAATCGATGGCCGGATAAAGCGGCGGTGCCTCGTGCCCGATTCCTCTCAACCGGTTCCCATTCCATCTCGGATTCCTCCCccaccctccctccctccccgtCTCCCTCgacccgccgccaccgccatggTCCGCACCCCGTCGGCGGCCAGCAAGCCGCCGTGCGCGGCCTTCCAATCCCACCCCACCGATCTGGAGCTAGTCAACTCCTACCTCCGCCCCTTCCTCGAGACCGGCAAGGCCGCCGCCTTCATCCACGAGGGCGATGTCTACGCCGCCGACCCCGCCGACCTCACCCGGCAGTTCGCGCCGGCAGTCGCCCAGGACGGCGAGCGGGCCTGGTACTTCCTCACCCCGCTGCGCCACAAGAGCGTCCGCGGGAAGCGGAAGGCGCGCACCGTGGCCACGGGGGAGGGGTGCTGGCACAACGAGGCCAAATCCAAGCCCGTCTGCACGGCCATCCACGGGAAGCGCCAGATTGGGTACCGCCAGAGCTTCTCCTTCATCAAGAAGGAAGACGGCTCGCGGGTCCGCACGGGGTGGCTCATGATGGAGCTCCGCCTCCTCAAGGACGACGCCGGgcagggggcgcgggcggaggaggccgcCCTGGGGAATCTCGTCCTGTGCAAGGTGTACCGCAGCCCGCGCAACCCCGAgcccggcggcgggggccccgcccccgcgctcaaggaggaggaggccgccgacggcgacgacgaATCTAGCGCCGCGACGgcggatgacgacgacgacgacagctCCGACACGCCTGGGCCCACGAAGAAATCCGACGAGCAGGAGTCCAGCGAGGCGACGGTGGCGGCGCCTAGTCGCCACAGCAAGGCGGACGACGAGATctccggcgcggccgcggcgggcgcCGGGCGCGAGGAGAAGGCGGCGGGCGACGAGGACTCCGCCGAGACGTCGGCGTCGTCGCCTGCGCGCAAGAGGAAGGCCCCGGACGATGAGGgctccggcgcggcggcggcggcgcccaagAGAGCGTCCCCTGGCGCCCGGGCTCCTGCCTCGACCGAGATGCAGTGCCCTCACTGCGGCACCCACCTGGTCGTCACGCTGAAAATCTCGGAGACCAAATCGGAGACGGAGATCGCGAAGGGCGAGCCGGGCCCCGGCGCGTCCGACACGGCCCCGCGTGGCGATGCGCGTGGTGCTCCGGAGAGGAAAGTCCGGTTCCACCAGTTCCTATGAGATCTCCACCCAGGTGGGGGCCAAACAAATCCTGAACCGCGAGGAAACGGAGCCGTGGATGAGCGAGTGCAGAACCCACCATCCATTTCTCATGTACTCCATGTAGATGAACGCGTCGACAAGGTTCAAGGTGAATAATTAGGATAGGTTCTTTTCTTTTTGCGAGAGGATAGGTTCGTGAGAGCAGTAAGTAGTACTTGTGATAGGATCATAGGAGGAAGCAGAGTGTGCTGCTGCTACCTTCAAATGGGAAAAAATGATGTAGCAGAAGCAGACTAAGGGCCTGTTCATTTCCtcctatctaaactttagacccatcacatcaaagagctaaataaaatctgtttataaaactttttgcacagctagatgctaattcgcgagacaaatttaatgagcctaattaatccataatttgccacagtgatgctacagtaattgttcgctaattatggactaatatacctcattagattcgtctcgcgaattagcactagggttctgcaattaattttgtaattagactttatttaatacttctaaatgataagattctctttgatgtgacccctctaaaatttagataGCCGGAAACGAACACCCCCTAATACAGCGAATGTTCAGAGCAAATTCAAGCCACGGCTGCACCTTATTAAAAAAAAATAAGAACACGGTTGCACGATGTGAAGATCACCTTGCAGGGATACAAATTCACTTGTGTCGGAAACACATGAAAGTTTACACGGACGAACCTGGGAATTGGAGATGTTTACTTCAAAATGGTTTCAAATGTGCAGAGTATGTTTCTTTACAACTCTTGAGCAAGGTCATGAAGCAGAGTGCTACCTGACCTGACCTAAGAAGTAAAGAAGGGGACGTGCATTCAAATGCGCAAGTGTCAGAAACACATGACAATATGTAATAAAAAAAACATACTAGTTGTGATACTTCCCTCAGAACTATTTCAGGTTTCAACATAAGCGTTTTGGTTCTGACTCGTGACCTGTGCGCTGTAGCGATATTGGAGCTGCAGGCAGATGAACGTAAAAAGATCAGACCGTCGCTTACGTGCTCCCCAAAGATGCAGCATGACGATAAAACGCACCTAATGTTCAGAAATAATGTCGCCTAGATAATTCATGAATGCGTCAGAAATTAATTTTCAGAAATCTCTGTGTACAATCTCTTCTAATTTCTCAACATTCAGATGCTGTAGAAATTAATGTTTAGAAATTCCTATGCGATCTTTCCATTTCCTTCTTCTTACATGAAAGAGCAATTGTTTTACAAAGGGAAATTAATTTACAGCTGGAACTATACAACCGAATTGTAACCGCCCGGTTGCGGCTCGCCATATAAACCGCCGCCCCGCCTGATCACAACGGCTCCCGAAACATTTCCATCCACGCCATGCAGGCTCCCCGCCCCGGGCGCCGCCTGCGCCCTTCGCCTCGCACCCCTCCTACCCGGAGCTCATCGACTCCTTCCTGCGCCCCCCGTGTCGTCTCCGGCGAGAAGGTGGGCGAGTTCATCCACGAGGCTGACGCCTACGCCGCCGGCCCCGACCAACTCACGGGCCAGTTCCTGCCGGCGACCGCAGGCGATGGGGAGGAGGCGTGGTACTTCTTCACGACGCTGAAGCTCAAGGGCAAGCACTGATCAATCGCGCCGTGGACACCGGGGAGGGAAGATGGAAGCAGCAGGGGCCACCGCATCCCGTGCGCTCCAATCTCGGCGACCACCCGCCGCCGCGGATAGGGCAGCGTCAGAACTTCGCTTTCGTGTGGAAGGAGGACGACAAGCTGGTGCGCTCCGAGCGCACGAGGTGGTCCATGGTGGAGCTCCGCCGCGACCCCTTGGACCTGCTTGCCCTGTGCAAGGTGTACCGCTGCGTGAGCGATCCGAAGGCCAAGGCGGACGAGTCCTGTGGCGGCAATGGCGGGGGAGCGTGGGGGCATGGAAGCGGAAGACGAGGCCTCCGCTGCGGCTGGAGTAGCGGcgctaggacgcgaggaggaggacgacgaggagaTTGATGCGGAGACGACGGCGGGATCGCCTGGACGTCAGAAGAAGGCCGTTGGCGCGAGCGCTGGTGCGGCCATGACCGGGGAACTCTGCGATGGCTGGCGGGCCCCTCTTGATGCTGCGGAGAAAGCCAAGGCCCCAGCAGAAGCGGAGGATGTCTCCGCCATGGCCGGCTCCCAAGCCAGCACCCTTCGCCTCGCACCCCTCCGATGCGGAGCTCGTCAACTCCTACCTGCGCCCCTGGGTCGTCTCTGGCGAGAAGGTGGGCGAGTTCATCCACGAGGCTGACATCTACGCCGCCGGCCCCGACCGCCTCACCACCGATTTAACCCTAAACTCTGGGGCGCGGCGGCATCGACTGGACGCCAGAAGTTCGTCAGCGAGAGCGGCTGGTGCGGCCACGACCTTGGAACTCTGCCTTGGCTGCGGGGCCTCTCTCGATGCTGCGGAGGAAGCCGAGACCCCAGCAGACGCGGCGGAGCCCGAAGATCCCAGCAAACCCCGGCTCCACAACTTCTTTTGAGATTCGAAGATCCTCAAGGAAACGGTGAGCCGTGAAAAAACCCTGGCTCCACAACTTCTTTTGCTTCCTGTCAGTAACTCAGTTTAGGTATCAATGTGGTAGTATAGTAGCAAGCAGAGTGCAGATGCAGCACCCATTCCTCCAGTAAAAAGAACGCAGTTATGACTGAACAATTTGGAGAACTTTCTTGACATTATGAAGCAATCAGTTCTTGTGGCATGATGGGTGATTTTGGAGTAACAGGGAATGCAGTAAAGCAAGCACACACAGGAAACAGAGTGCCCTCTGATTTGGCCTTTTGAAGGGCACAATAAGAGCAACCTAGGATTGCACAATCTGAAGGATCACATTACAGACATACAAATGCACAACTCAATAACACGTGAATCTACACTAACATTCGGGGAATTTTAGATAATCCCCAGGAACTATTTCAGCCTTCAACATCATCTCCCTGCTAACTCAGATGTCTTTCGTGCAGTTGAAGGCCAAGATTATTTGTTCTGACCTGTCTGCTCAATGGTTCTTGGGGCTGCAGGCAAATGGACATAGGTTAGAATCGTGCAAGGTAGCCAAAAGTTGAGGTCCCAAAATTAAAATTATAGCTCAATGACACAATGCACCAAATCTTCAGAATAGCGCATCAAATGCACTAGCCAGTTGTGTTAGTTGCTGACAGGAAAAAAACAATTCGACTAAGTTTTCAGATTCAGGTGCCAAAACAGCAAGCTGCTGTTTGTTACAATGAACACTTTATCATCTTAGTGCTTTAGGTTTATGCATCTGTTGCCAGCCAAGAGAAATGGTCTATATATATGAGCATTACATGAGCAAACAATTAGCAGCAGCCAGGATATAGTTAATCAGCTAATGCTGAAAAACTTTCAGAGGGCTGGACCAATGACCATCTTATGCAAAACATTGAAAAATATACACTTACAAAATTGTCCAGTAACATAAGCACCAAATACATGCAGAATCTCAAGATCTATTGTTACGCACTGTACATACCCTTTCCAACAGCATCAGATCCCCTCATGATTTTCAACTTCCGACAGATAGTGGTAAACAAACTGCAAAGGAACAAATAAGGTCAGCACTTGCACAATATTAGTCTTGAGTGATACCTTGAACAGGTATCAAATTTACAGAAAATTGTAGGGTAACAAATTTAGCAAATTAGTAGACGAAATGTGAGGATACTTCAGTGGCCAATATAACACCGAGGACTTGGTACATGGTGATtttagaaagaaaaaaaagtgaGAAGGATATGATGCATGTGTAAGCACCTTCAATTGTCTCTATAAAGATTTCTGTTCTGTTTTGCGATGGGCACTTATATTGCTAGCTGAAAAATACATATAAACTTCAAATCTGAAAAAAAAAGGTTCAGAAGCACGGCCACACACCCATATTACTCTCATCCTTCTGTTATTTGCATAAATCGCCATTACTGGTTGAGGAATGGTGAACACTGCCGATATGATGTTAACAAGGTATAGAACTCTTTCTATGATGACCAAGCCACTGATGCCATGGGGTAATGCATTGACAAGGGGGGAATGATATTTTTTCCATACCCAAAATGTGTTCCTAATGACTGCCAATAAAATTAAAAACAGATACAGAACTTGATCCAACTATAGTCTACACTGGCAACATTAACAATCAATTACATAGCATTTTGATATCCAAAATCTGGCCATATATCTTTTCCAAATTGGAGTGAAGGGACAACAATAACAATCCACAGGAAGGTTGCCCATGATGAGAATTCGTGTGATTATATAAGAATGTAAGGTACTTACTCCCAGGGAAGATCACCAACAAGCATCCAGTCCGCATCCTTATCCTCATATGTAAGGACATACTCCTGGTCTTGGAGGGCATCCGCCTTTGTGCCATTGGTAAGTCTGTCTTTGCTCGATGGTTTACGCAGACCACTTTGACCTTTTAAAATCACAGGCTAATAAGTAAATATTCTCATAATAAAATATAATATGCAAAAACAGCTTGGCGACTTGTATTGTATTGCTTTCATGTTTACATATTAACTGCTATTCGTCAGGCCATGAAACTTGTGTGCTTTTGCCCCGGTTATTCCTCCATATGTGAAGCAACATGGATGTTTGATGAAGTTTGAGCAACGGAGCCGGCACTTTAGGTCGTGGCATGATGAACAGCAAGTTTTCCCTATGCACTAGATGACTGTATGACGGCTCTTTACGGTCACACATATAGTGCATCGATGTATAAATGCTAATGTTAAGCAAGTTCCAGTGGATCTTTGTTTGTAGACagcaaattttatttagggcctgtttggatgagCTAAAGTTAGGTGCTAAACATTAGCACCTATTAGCACTTGTACCCCATGCTAAAGTTTTTAAGTCgtagctaaagtttagcccaccCCATTAGCACTCCTGTTTGGAGGAGCTAGTGgtaaagtttagcacttttgGACATTAGCACTTGGCTCCAAACACCCCCTAATATTCAAGCTCGTGCCGTAAGCCTTCTGCGTAAATCTACAGCACAAAGCTCTTCTCTTCCGGCAACGGATCCAATCAATACGCTTCCTAAAATGGCAGTGATTGGAGCAGTAGTTGCGTTATCGAAAGAGGGGAACGCATCAAAGAGAAGCTTAGAGCCGCACCAGCGATGAAGCAGCTGAACATCTTCTCGAGCGCCGCGGAGAGGTCCTCGTAGCTGGAATACATCTTGATGTCCACCTTCCTGAGGTAGGGCGCGCCATCCATGCTGACCTTCACGTACATGGGCCCGCCCCCGGACGCGGCCTCCTCCGCCGGCGCCTTGCTCTTGGAGGCGCTGGCGGCGAGGGTGTTCTTCCGGTAGTTTCGCACGGGCGGCCATCCCACCACCTGCGCCCTGCACGGACCGACAGCACCGCACCGCATCGGTCAGCCCCGGCGGCGTCCAACTCCAATCCCAGGCCGAACCGGCCACTCCCGCGACGAAATCGAAGCGTTGGTCTTActtggcggccggcggcgcggcggggggcgcctgcttgccgtcgccggccttggcggcgccggcgcggggggagggGTCCGGGAAGGCGCGCTTGgcggagcaggcggcggcggcgggcggtgggccGAGGGAGAGCGCGGCGGCGACGTCCTCGCGGTCGGGGGAGTCGGAGCCCGGCAGGCCGAGGCGGAGCGTgaggcgcggcgccggcgaggaggaggaggacgaggaggaggtcggcgtcggcggcgcggcggaggcggcg
Protein-coding sequences here:
- the LOC112895484 gene encoding auxin-responsive protein IAA5-like, whose protein sequence is MSPPLEPHDYIGLSAASAAPPTPTSSSSSSSSPAPRLTLRLGLPGSDSPDREDVAAALSLGPPPAAAACSAKRAFPDPSPRAGAAKAGDGKQAPPAAPPAAKAQVVGWPPVRNYRKNTLAASASKSKAPAEEAASGGGPMYVKVSMDGAPYLRKVDIKMYSSYEDLSAALEKMFSCFIAGQSGLRKPSSKDRLTNGTKADALQDQEYVLTYEDKDADWMLVGDLPWDLFTTICRKLKIMRGSDAVGKAPRTIEQTGQNK
- the LOC112893731 gene encoding uncharacterized protein LOC112893731, giving the protein MAASFLRPLLPPTTFLSARRPHLLAAPATSTTTVRCTAAPKPATSTPKLSQEEAVSRELQRVPREPSGAATPDEANANPNSIPDEETPAAAAATTSFAVARRVPSAISPYRRRRTALTQEEPPNYEIGWKRTKELPLEKPRGWAIADFLEKLDGLMARGRYGSGQLLGTVAGVVTERAREEAEILVAEGGVEERVVTELFRVLRLVEMDVEMVKAAVKEETVKERVETARARCRQAILVALSL
- the LOC112893878 gene encoding protein ATAF2-like; the encoded protein is MVRTPSAASKPPCAAFQSHPTDLELVNSYLRPFLETGKAAAFIHEGDVYAADPADLTRQFAPAVAQDGERAWYFLTPLRHKSVRGKRKARTVATGEGCWHNEAKSKPVCTAIHGKRQIGYRQSFSFIKKEDGSRVRTGWLMMELRLLKDDAGQGARAEEAALGNLVLCKVYRSPRNPEPGGGGPAPALKEEEAADGDDESSAATADDDDDDSSDTPGPTKKSDEQESSEATVAAPSRHSKADDEISGAAAAGAGREEKAAGDEDSAETSASSPARKRKAPDDEGSGAAAAAPKRASPGARAPASTEMQCPHCGTHLVVTLKISETKSETEIAKGEPGPGASDTAPRGDARGAPERKVRFHQFL